From the Treponema sp. J25 genome, the window ATTTGCCACCGCGCAGGAAAGGGGAAAGGCGGCAAACATGGGCTCGTCGTTGGGGGAGTCTCCCACAAAGATCACCTCTTCCTTCCCCTCTGCCGGATCCCAGCCGAACCGTTCGCGCAGAAAATCCCGGGCCATAGAAAGCTTGTCGTAGTTACCCATCCACATATTTACATGGATTGAGGAAACCTTGGCATGGGCGCCATGGGACCTCGCAAGCTCCGCCACCCGGACCGCCGTGTCTAAAGGGAGAACCGGCTCTTCTTCGGCAAAATCCACGGCTATGTCAAAGAGCCTGAAGGGCTGGTCCTTGGCAACCCTGAGCCGTGCATCAATCTGAAGAACTTCCGTGAGTATGTCCTTTAACCGGGGGTCGCTGTTCCGCACCGCATGAGGATGGAAGTACTGCTTAAGTACCGGAAGGCCCTCACCGCCTGTGGTGGCTTCCTCCCAGAATACCAGGGCGCCGTTCTCGCCCACCACCGCATCCACCGGCCACTGGCGGGCAATCAGGTCGCACCACCCCGCGGGGCGGCCCGTGACGGGGATACACCGGAGACCGGCACTGTGGAGGTCCCAAAGGGCCCGATATGCCTCAGGCACTAACTTTCCCTCTTTGGTAAGGGTATCATCGATATCCATGAGAACATATTTTACTCCCCGGGCCTGGGTATCCGTAAGTTCCTGTATAGGACGCATGGTGATTCCTTCAAGTTGTTATTTCTTCAAAGGGGTGGCTTTTTGTGGCTTTTTCCACCGCCGCAAGGCGCTGGAGCACCGGCGGATGGCTATAATGAAACAGCACATACCAGGGATGCGGATAAAGGTCCGAGAGGTTCTGCACAAAGAGCTTTTTAAGCGCCCGGCTGTACCACAACGGCGCGGTATGGGCGACCGCAAAGGCATCGGCCTCATACTCAAAACGACGGCTTATGGCAAGAAGGATAAGGTTTTCCACCACCGTGATAGGGGTATACAGGATAAAAAAGGCAAACAAATTCAGGTGAACCCCATAGGCTGTCGCCCCTAAGGCCAAGGAAAGGGATTCGGAAGTAAGTACCAGCGACAGCACCGTGAGGGTAATACAAATAGAAAGGCCTGAAAAAAAGAGATTCCGGCGGACATGGCCTTTTTTATAGTGACCAATCTCGTGGGCCAGAATGGAAAGAATTTCCTCTGTATCATGTTGTTCAAGAAGGGTGTCAAAAAGAACTATCTTTTTAAAACGGCCAAGTCCTGAAAAATAGGCATTGCTTTTACGGCTTCGCTTAGAGGCATTCATCACATAGATACCACCGAGGGGAAAGTCCGTCTTAGTCGCCAGGTCGGTAATAGCTTCTGTAAGGGGGCCCTCCGGGAGGGGACTAAGCTTATTAAAAAGTGGAACAATCAGGGTGGTATACAAAGAAGAAATGAGTAACACCAGGGCCCAGAGGGCAAGACCAAAAACTACAGGAAAGAGGGGGCCCAGATGTTCAAAGGTAACATAAAAGAGATACCACACAAGGCTCCCGAAAAGAGCGGTTAGTAACAATCCCTTAAGTTCATCGGCAACGAAGGTCCCCCATCGCTTGGTATTAAACCCATAGCGGGCTTCGATGGAAAAATCAAAATAGGCCTTAAAAGGAAGCCCCAGAACCCAAGAAAACAGGTAGAGAACTCCAAAAAAGAGGAGCCCCCGCCAGAAGGGAGTAACCGCCAGGGTGGTAATCCAGCCATCAAGCCAGCCGGGCCCTCGGAACAGTAAGAACAAAAGCAGCACGATGAACGACACAAGACCTTCTGCCAGCTGGAACAATTCCTTTTCTCGATTATAGGAAAGAAGGCGGTGATATTGTTCCCTATCGATAAAGCCCTCAAAGGTATTTGGAATCTCCGGTCGAGGATACCGCAGATTGAGCCCATCCACCACAAAGGAAAGACCGTTAAAGGCCCCATATACCAGAATAAGCACATAAAACCAGAGTTGTGTTTCCATACCCCCCATAGTATCACTTTTTTCTTTTTTCGGTGAGCCCTTTGTGTTTTTTACCAATAGGCTCTCCCTTAAATAAGAGGAGTTGTGATACAATAAAGCCGATATGATGATAACAGTGCATCCTTCTGTATGGCGTATAGAAGATCCGGAAACAAAAAAACAGTACCGGCTTATGTTAATGTTTGAAGACGATGGGACCCTGGTCATTGCCGAAACCTCACAGGAAACACCCCAGATTCTGCATCGGCAACAACTGAGTACATTTCCTTCGGATAAGGTGGTTCAGGATATTATCGCCGAGGTTCTCCATATCTCTCAGCCGCGGGTTGTTCCTATTAATCCTCATGTAGAACTTGATGACTCCGCCCTCCAGGGGCTCAAGAAAATGCCCGTGGACATCTTCAATAATGATTACCTGGATGAAATGAAGCCGAGGGCTCTGGTTCTTTGTACCGACCTTCGTAATTTTAGCCGCTTTCTCCGGGATTATGAGGAAAGCCGGGTATTCAAGCTTATTAAGGAATTTACCTCTAACTTTCTCTCCTGTGTGAACCAGTTTGGGTATGGCTGTTCTTACTATAAACTTCTGGGGGATGGGGCCCTCATCATCTGGGATGAAACTACCGAAGACACCATCCGGGAAGCCCTTATGGTGTTTGACACCTACGTGGAATTTCTTGAAACCGACCTTTTCTGTGAACATCCTCAGCTTGGCTTAGGAGGGTCCCTCGTTTCAGAAACCCTGTATAAATACGAGATCTCCGCCGAAGCTTCCCAGCTTAAGTATCGGGATTATGTGGGCTACGGGATAAACCTGGCATGCCGCATCCAGGCCTTAGCAGAAAAGAACCAACTGGTTATCAATAAAAGCCTGGCCCAATCGGGGCTCATCCCCTATACCGAAATAACCCATCCCGCAATCCTGGAAGAACTAAGGCGTCTCAAAGGGCTAAAAGAAGAGGACCAAGAGATTGTTTATTGTTATCGGAAAGAATAGGAGTTAATACGCTTTTTTTGAAAATTTTTCTCCCTATGGTCAGCCTGCCGTAAGACAGGGTTACTTACCGGAAGAAAGCGTATCATAATCACAAAAAAAAGGCCCCGACCTTTGTCGGAGCCTTCTGCAATTTTACCTTCTTTTACAGGATTTGTTCGTCGATAGCCTTGCCACCAGGCACCATGGGGAGCACCTGTTCATCCATGTCGATAATTGCTTCAATCAAGGCGGTATGGCCATCACTGATATTCTTGAGAGCCTTTTCCAGGGCTGCCACAAAAGATTTTTCATCCTCTGCTCGGTATCCATGGGCGCTATACGCCTCGGCAAGTTTCACAAAGTCCGGTGGCCTATCCAGGGTGGTCTCGGCATACCGTTCATCATAAAAGAGGGTTTGCCACTGACGCACCATCCCTAACACCCGGTTATTCAAAATCACTATGAGGATAGGTAAGTGATAGTTAGCACTGGTTGCAAGTTCCCCACAGTTCATACGGAAGGACCCATCGCCCGTAAAGAGGACCACCGACCGATCCGGATGGGCCCGCTTCGCACCCAGTGCAAGTCCCATGCCACACCCCATAGTTCCAAGGCCCCCTGAGGTAAGGAAAGAACGGGATTTATTTATAGGATAGAATTGGGCCGCCCACATTTGATGCTGACCCACATCGGTGGCAACGATAACCTCGGGACCCAGGCGACGGGCAACCTCTTCCATAATAAACCGTGGGTGCAGCGGAACAGGTCGACTATGGGCTTCGGGAACTATCTTTTTGAGCTCCGCCACATCCCCGTTCCAGTCACTTTCCATTCTTTCAGGTAACTGTTCTAGAAGACTCTGTAACACCACCTTTACGTCCCCAATAATCCATTGCTCGGAACGGATATTCTTGTTGATTTCCGCAGGATCGATATCAATGTGAAGAATTTTTGCAGAGGGGGCAAATTTATCGGCCCGGCTTACCACCCGATCGGAGAAGCGGGCCCCGATGGCGATAACCAGGTCTGCCTTCTGGATCGCCTTATTGCTGGCCACGCTTCCGTGCATGCCGATCATACCCGTATTCAGGGGATGATCGTGGGGAATGGCCCCCTTTCCCATAAGGCTTAAGGCCACCGGTGCATTCAGCCGTTCCACAAAGGCCCGCAATTCTGTGGCCGCATCGGCGATATGCACCCCTCCGCCAGCATAGATAAAGGGCCGCTTCGCCTGGGTAATAAGCTGTACCGCCGCCGTTATGTCTTCTTCGGTAAAGGTCGATCGCTTTGACCGTGCCGAGAGGCGGGCGGCCCGGGCCAGGGCAACGGGGCTCTGGTGTTCTTCGGGAACATGCTGAGAGCGGGGGGTCCACTCGCAGACCGCGGCGGTAACGTCCTTAGGGATATCGATTAACACTGGCCCGGGCCGCCCCGAGGCCGCCACGATAAAGGCTTCCCGCACCACTTCGGCCAGGTCCCGCACATCCTTGACAATCCAGTTGTGCTTGGTAATGGGCATGGTGATGCCCGCAATATCCACCTCCTGGAAACTATCTTTGCCCAAAAGATTGGTGGCCACGTTGCCGGTAATCGCCACAATAGGAACCGAATCCATGTAGGCCGTGGCAATGCCGGTTACCAGATTGGTAGCCCCCGGCCCAGAGGTAGCAATACAGACCCCCACTTTACCGGTGGAGCGGGCATACCCATCCGCCGCATGGGCCGCGTGCTGTTCATGGCTTGTCAGCACATGGCGGATCCGATCCCGATGTTTGTACAGTTCATCGTAGATAAAAAGAACAGCTCCGCCGGGATACCCAAAGACGGTATCCACCCCCTGTTCTATCAAAGATTCTATTAAAATCCGGGCACCTGTGTATTGCATGGCTACTCTCCTTTGAATATGGCCCCCTGGGCCGCAGAACTCACCTGGCGGGCATAGCGAGCCAGGTATCCATGGTTCACCTTTGGCGGCGGGGCCTTCCATTCCTTTCGTCGCCGTTCAATTTCCACCTCATCCACTAAGAGATCGAGCCGGCCCGCCTCAATATCAATCTGAATAGAATCCCCCTCCTGGATAAGGGCGATGAGTCCCCCTTCGGCGGCTTCCGGCGATACGTGTCCTATGGCGGCCCCCTTCGTGGCCCCCGAGAAACGACCATCGGTGATAAGGGCCACCGATGCATCAAGTCCCCGGCCAGCCAGGGCGGCAGTTGGGGCAAGCATCTCCTTCATCCCGGGGCCGCCTTTGGGCCCTTCGTAACGGATTACCACCACATCCCCTTCTTTAATTTTGCCCGCCATAATTGCCTCGAAGGCCGCTTCTTCCGAATCAAAAACCCGGGCCGGCCCGCGATGGCGCATCATGTGGGGGGCCACCGCACTCTTTTTAACAATGGCCCCATCGGGGGCAAGGTTGCCTCGCAGAGCCATAAGCCCACCGGTGGGTGAATAGGGATTCTCTATGGGACGAATCACCGCGGGGTTGCGATTATAGGCGGTGCGAATCGCATCCGCGATGGTACCATAGACGGTCTTTGCAGAGGTATCTATCAGGTTTTTCTTCGCCAGTTCCTTCAGAACCGCCTGTACTCCACCAGCCGCATAAAGGTCTTCAATATGGGTTTGGCTTGCCGGAGCAAGTCGACAGAGGTTTGGGGTTACCGCACTCACCTCGTTCAATATATCCAGGGTAAGCCGTACCCCCGCTTCGTGGGCAATGGCTGGCAGATGGAGGGCCGTATTGGTTGAACACCCCAGGGCCATATCCAGGGCCAGGGCGTTGCGGAAGGCCTGTTCTGTCATGATGTCCCGGGGTTTCAGGTTCTGTTCAAGGACCTTCATCACCAGCATGCCCGCCTGCTTGGCAAGACGGATGCGTTCGGCGTACACCGCGGGGATTGTCCCGTTGCCGGGGAGTCCCATTCCCAAGGCTTCGGTAACACAGTTCATGGAGTTGGCCGTAAACATACCCGCGCAGGACCCACAGCCGGGGCAGGCATTATTTTCCAGTTCCAGGAGTTCCGCTTCGCTCATCCGGCCGGCCCCTACGGCTCCCACCGCCTCAAATACCGTGGTAAGGCTTACGGGCCGTCCGGGATTGGCCTGGGCCTCAGGTCCTCCCGCGTTTCCACCAGAAGGGGCTGACGTCGTGGCTGTTCCAGAGGGTACCGGGCCATAGGAGCGGCCCGCTAACATGGGCCCACCGGACACAAAGACCGCGGGGATATTGAGCCGGGCCGCGGCCATGAGCATGCCCGGTACAATCTTGTCGCAGTTGGGGATGTACACCACCGCATCAAAGGCGTGGGCCATTACCATACATTCAATCGAATCAGCAATGAGTTCCCGGGTAACCAGGGAATAACGCATCCCCTCGTGGCCCATGGCGATTCCGTCACA encodes:
- a CDS encoding HAD-IIB family hydrolase, which encodes MRPIQELTDTQARGVKYVLMDIDDTLTKEGKLVPEAYRALWDLHSAGLRCIPVTGRPAGWCDLIARQWPVDAVVGENGALVFWEEATTGGEGLPVLKQYFHPHAVRNSDPRLKDILTEVLQIDARLRVAKDQPFRLFDIAVDFAEEEPVLPLDTAVRVAELARSHGAHAKVSSIHVNMWMGNYDKLSMARDFLRERFGWDPAEGKEEVIFVGDSPNDEPMFAAFPLSCAVANIRNYTHLIKHGPAFVANRDGGDGFAEIAEQLLSLRRGSGSSTGGSPIRNSIGNSAGTVHEDSRGGPRREGL
- a CDS encoding M48 family metallopeptidase yields the protein METQLWFYVLILVYGAFNGLSFVVDGLNLRYPRPEIPNTFEGFIDREQYHRLLSYNREKELFQLAEGLVSFIVLLLFLLFRGPGWLDGWITTLAVTPFWRGLLFFGVLYLFSWVLGLPFKAYFDFSIEARYGFNTKRWGTFVADELKGLLLTALFGSLVWYLFYVTFEHLGPLFPVVFGLALWALVLLISSLYTTLIVPLFNKLSPLPEGPLTEAITDLATKTDFPLGGIYVMNASKRSRKSNAYFSGLGRFKKIVLFDTLLEQHDTEEILSILAHEIGHYKKGHVRRNLFFSGLSICITLTVLSLVLTSESLSLALGATAYGVHLNLFAFFILYTPITVVENLILLAISRRFEYEADAFAVAHTAPLWYSRALKKLFVQNLSDLYPHPWYVLFHYSHPPVLQRLAAVEKATKSHPFEEITT
- the ilvB gene encoding biosynthetic-type acetolactate synthase large subunit, producing MQYTGARILIESLIEQGVDTVFGYPGGAVLFIYDELYKHRDRIRHVLTSHEQHAAHAADGYARSTGKVGVCIATSGPGATNLVTGIATAYMDSVPIVAITGNVATNLLGKDSFQEVDIAGITMPITKHNWIVKDVRDLAEVVREAFIVAASGRPGPVLIDIPKDVTAAVCEWTPRSQHVPEEHQSPVALARAARLSARSKRSTFTEEDITAAVQLITQAKRPFIYAGGGVHIADAATELRAFVERLNAPVALSLMGKGAIPHDHPLNTGMIGMHGSVASNKAIQKADLVIAIGARFSDRVVSRADKFAPSAKILHIDIDPAEINKNIRSEQWIIGDVKVVLQSLLEQLPERMESDWNGDVAELKKIVPEAHSRPVPLHPRFIMEEVARRLGPEVIVATDVGQHQMWAAQFYPINKSRSFLTSGGLGTMGCGMGLALGAKRAHPDRSVVLFTGDGSFRMNCGELATSANYHLPILIVILNNRVLGMVRQWQTLFYDERYAETTLDRPPDFVKLAEAYSAHGYRAEDEKSFVAALEKALKNISDGHTALIEAIIDMDEQVLPMVPGGKAIDEQIL
- the ilvD gene encoding dihydroxy-acid dehydratase: MRSDSVKKGVARAPHRSLFKSMGFIDEELQRPLIGVAVARSEIVPGHIHLDKVARAVADGIRMAGGVPIEFPVIGVCDGIAMGHEGMRYSLVTRELIADSIECMVMAHAFDAVVYIPNCDKIVPGMLMAAARLNIPAVFVSGGPMLAGRSYGPVPSGTATTSAPSGGNAGGPEAQANPGRPVSLTTVFEAVGAVGAGRMSEAELLELENNACPGCGSCAGMFTANSMNCVTEALGMGLPGNGTIPAVYAERIRLAKQAGMLVMKVLEQNLKPRDIMTEQAFRNALALDMALGCSTNTALHLPAIAHEAGVRLTLDILNEVSAVTPNLCRLAPASQTHIEDLYAAGGVQAVLKELAKKNLIDTSAKTVYGTIADAIRTAYNRNPAVIRPIENPYSPTGGLMALRGNLAPDGAIVKKSAVAPHMMRHRGPARVFDSEEAAFEAIMAGKIKEGDVVVIRYEGPKGGPGMKEMLAPTAALAGRGLDASVALITDGRFSGATKGAAIGHVSPEAAEGGLIALIQEGDSIQIDIEAGRLDLLVDEVEIERRRKEWKAPPPKVNHGYLARYARQVSSAAQGAIFKGE